A window from Nitrospira sp. ND1 encodes these proteins:
- a CDS encoding AAA family ATPase: MVNSSQSIKSLQDNIAQVIKGKPQVIEMAVVCLLARGHLLIEDVPGVGKTTLAHSLARSLDCSFKRIQFTSDLLPSDIVGISMFNRQKQAFEFMPGPLFANIVLADEINRTTPKTQSSLLEAMSESQISVDNQTYPLQQPFMVIATQNPAEYHGTFPLPESQLDRFLMRLRIGYPTPDEEKKVLDRPQLLHPADEIQPVLSAQHIVDLQAQAEKVRMEDSLMDYLLAIVLATRHNELLSLGVSTRGALALCRAAKALALVRDRAYCLPEDIKELAPTVLSHRVMLSRSQGMRTNTVEHTEQVIQDILETVPVPV; this comes from the coding sequence ATCGTGAATTCTTCTCAATCTATCAAATCGTTACAGGACAATATTGCGCAGGTCATTAAAGGGAAACCACAGGTGATCGAGATGGCGGTCGTCTGCCTGCTGGCACGTGGCCATCTCCTGATCGAGGACGTCCCCGGTGTCGGGAAGACCACGTTGGCCCATAGCCTCGCGCGCTCCCTCGATTGCTCCTTCAAACGTATTCAGTTCACTAGCGACCTGCTGCCCTCCGATATCGTCGGCATTTCCATGTTCAATCGCCAGAAACAAGCGTTTGAGTTCATGCCGGGCCCGCTGTTTGCCAACATCGTCCTGGCCGACGAAATCAACCGCACCACGCCGAAGACTCAAAGCAGCCTCCTCGAAGCGATGAGCGAATCCCAGATCTCCGTCGACAACCAAACCTATCCCCTTCAGCAGCCGTTTATGGTCATCGCCACACAAAACCCGGCAGAGTATCACGGCACCTTCCCGCTTCCTGAATCGCAGCTCGACCGATTCCTCATGCGACTTCGCATCGGCTATCCGACTCCGGATGAGGAAAAGAAAGTGCTGGATCGCCCCCAGCTGCTGCACCCGGCCGACGAAATTCAACCGGTACTGAGCGCGCAGCATATCGTCGATCTTCAAGCGCAGGCGGAAAAGGTCCGGATGGAAGACAGCCTGATGGATTATCTCCTCGCCATCGTGCTCGCCACCAGGCACAACGAGCTGCTGTCATTAGGCGTGAGTACCCGAGGCGCCCTCGCGCTGTGCAGAGCGGCGAAAGCCCTGGCCCTCGTGCGCGACCGCGCCTATTGCCTCCCCGAAGACATCAAAGAGCTCGCACCAACCGTCCTCTCGCACCGTGTCATGCTCAGTCGGTCCCAGGGGATGCGCACGAACACCGTCGAACATACGGAACAGGTCATTCAAGACATTCTTGAGACAGTCCCGGTTCCCGTGTAA
- a CDS encoding DUF58 domain-containing protein, translated as MATNKLQALFRRLFRDRTIRVTTEGIRFLLLTLAVGIAAVNTGNNLFYLLLAMMLSLVVLSGLLSEQCVRRLDVHRHLPDYLFVNQPTTATLRVANYKSRIPSVSLRLLDVVAGKDLDRGIHITHLAPAASTLCSYPLLVRQRGPYRLDGIRIVTPFPFGLFYKKSFYPLEATLIVCPEIIPLPPLHLQELNTLGQDHARARRGPGNSLYNLREFRPGDDSRAIHWMTTARTSKLMLKETEAEERRSITLAISTVAPDEAENSFERALSIGASLIDHFLKAGYQVRLLLGDQQDILACGTDQALHLFHALALCERRPMATGAAIRHSMARALAELNEGPTILLSPWTDPARNEQFPSVDYIVSPQSHRDLFDDTGSSLSA; from the coding sequence GTGGCAACCAACAAACTCCAGGCTCTGTTCCGCCGGCTGTTCCGGGACCGCACCATCCGGGTGACAACGGAAGGCATCCGTTTCCTGCTGTTGACCCTGGCCGTCGGGATCGCCGCCGTCAACACCGGCAATAATCTGTTCTACCTCCTATTGGCCATGATGCTGAGCCTGGTCGTGCTGTCCGGGTTGCTGTCTGAACAATGTGTGCGGCGACTGGACGTCCATCGGCACCTCCCGGACTACCTCTTCGTCAATCAGCCGACCACCGCAACGCTCCGGGTCGCCAATTACAAATCACGTATTCCAAGTGTCTCGTTACGCCTCCTCGATGTCGTTGCCGGGAAAGATCTCGATCGGGGGATTCACATCACACACCTCGCGCCTGCAGCCTCCACCCTCTGCTCGTACCCGCTACTGGTGCGACAGCGTGGACCATACCGGCTCGACGGAATCCGTATCGTGACCCCGTTTCCTTTCGGTCTGTTTTACAAGAAATCCTTCTATCCACTCGAAGCCACACTGATCGTCTGTCCGGAAATCATTCCCCTTCCGCCGCTGCACTTGCAGGAACTGAATACCTTGGGGCAGGATCACGCACGCGCGCGACGCGGACCGGGTAACTCCCTGTACAACTTGCGCGAATTCAGGCCGGGGGACGATTCCCGCGCCATTCATTGGATGACCACAGCCCGTACCTCGAAGTTAATGCTCAAGGAAACCGAGGCGGAAGAGAGACGATCGATCACTCTCGCCATCTCGACCGTTGCGCCGGACGAGGCAGAGAACAGCTTCGAGCGGGCGCTCTCGATCGGCGCCTCCCTCATTGATCACTTTCTGAAAGCCGGATACCAGGTCCGGTTGCTACTGGGCGATCAGCAGGACATTCTGGCCTGCGGGACTGACCAAGCCCTGCATCTATTTCACGCCCTGGCGCTCTGCGAGCGACGCCCGATGGCAACGGGAGCTGCGATCCGACATTCCATGGCCCGGGCGCTTGCAGAATTGAACGAGGGACCGACTATTCTGCTCTCACCCTGGACCGATCCCGCCCGGAATGAGCAATTTCCATCGGTCGATTACATCGTGTCTCCTCAGTCACACAGGGATCTCTTCGATGACACTGGATCGAGCCTTTCGGCTTAG
- a CDS encoding DUF3488 and transglutaminase-like domain-containing protein: protein MTLDRAFRLSSILLAATGFASLTLAIALPFWLLGLAGAAFAMALLRVNHAPGFSELFPHLRLSALTWNIFLLLAFAGFWIDLLLVSQELLPAGIHFLVLLLVNKLSNLDQRRDFLHLYAISLITLLASAALTTQIWYAPFFFVYLVAGVWTLLLYHLLQEHEESTGRHLLGSQAAPLDSTRPHITARFFWTTNAMAAGAFGLTLFFFFSIPRVGVGLLQHSHGESLRTTGFSEQVDLGVMGPVKQDPSIVMRVELPDSPGTPAARGPLYLRGVAYNRYDGKSWSNNLLHRRMLTELPQGTFTLRTPGAKPPPQARALRQDILLEPLDTAVLFGAPLAFAVKGDFHSVQSDLMGSLHLAFPSHSRIQYTVYSVPTSLNPAERAAAAVLYPEFILQQYLQIPPVSPQILDLAQHVTQSATSVSQAVTLIHTHLLANYRYNLDVPSLQSAHPLEDFLLTRKTGYCEHYATAMVVLLRATGIPARLVTGFLATEWNEFGGYYTVRQRDAHAWVEVYFPRSGWITMDPTPPAPENIGQTWWQSADRVMDSVRLQWDRLFVHFSANDQLTVVQGIREGGEAVRTKLSESLNSLSAQSSAMFRRFMSSFTSTGIPETVLLIILAIGATYAGRRLLRSSRNTAAPPDVLSAHQRTVVTLYTAMLHCLAQRGIVKSASATPMEVLRHVRDEWAEAWPSADALTQLYTRVRFGHAPLTPEDHTAAENLLRRLHTLERATTRSQQ from the coding sequence ATGACACTGGATCGAGCCTTTCGGCTTAGCTCAATTCTGCTGGCGGCAACCGGCTTTGCGAGCCTGACGCTCGCGATTGCCCTGCCATTCTGGCTTCTCGGCTTGGCAGGTGCAGCCTTCGCCATGGCACTCCTGCGCGTGAATCACGCCCCGGGCTTCTCCGAACTCTTCCCGCATCTCCGCCTCTCCGCCCTGACATGGAATATTTTTCTCCTCCTCGCCTTCGCGGGCTTCTGGATCGATCTGTTACTCGTCTCGCAGGAACTTCTCCCGGCCGGGATTCATTTCCTCGTACTGCTCCTGGTGAACAAACTTTCCAACCTCGACCAGCGGCGGGATTTTCTTCACCTCTATGCCATTAGCCTCATCACACTCCTGGCCTCCGCCGCGCTGACTACACAAATCTGGTACGCCCCCTTCTTCTTTGTCTATCTGGTAGCCGGAGTCTGGACGCTGCTCCTGTATCACCTGTTGCAAGAGCACGAAGAGAGCACCGGTCGCCATTTGCTCGGCAGCCAAGCTGCACCGCTTGACTCGACACGGCCGCACATTACGGCCCGCTTCTTCTGGACTACCAATGCGATGGCAGCCGGCGCGTTCGGCCTCACATTGTTCTTTTTCTTTTCGATCCCACGGGTAGGGGTTGGCCTGTTGCAACATTCCCATGGGGAAAGCCTGCGAACGACGGGCTTTTCAGAGCAGGTCGATCTGGGTGTCATGGGACCGGTGAAACAGGATCCCAGCATTGTCATGCGCGTGGAGTTGCCGGACAGTCCCGGAACTCCCGCTGCACGGGGGCCGCTGTATCTCCGTGGCGTCGCCTACAATCGGTATGACGGAAAATCCTGGAGCAACAACCTGCTGCACCGCCGTATGCTCACGGAACTTCCCCAAGGCACCTTCACGCTCCGAACACCGGGCGCCAAACCGCCGCCCCAGGCACGCGCACTCCGACAAGATATTCTGCTGGAACCGCTCGATACGGCCGTGCTGTTCGGCGCCCCCCTTGCCTTCGCCGTCAAGGGCGACTTCCACTCGGTCCAATCCGATCTGATGGGATCGCTGCACTTGGCGTTTCCTTCTCATAGCCGCATCCAGTACACGGTCTACTCCGTACCGACCAGTCTCAATCCGGCAGAGCGGGCCGCCGCCGCGGTGCTGTACCCGGAGTTTATTCTTCAGCAGTATCTACAGATTCCCCCCGTCAGCCCGCAGATCCTTGACCTCGCACAGCATGTCACGCAGTCGGCCACCAGCGTCTCCCAGGCCGTTACCCTGATCCATACACACTTGCTGGCGAACTATCGCTACAACCTGGACGTGCCCTCGCTCCAATCGGCTCACCCGCTTGAAGACTTTCTCCTGACTCGAAAAACAGGATATTGCGAACATTACGCGACCGCGATGGTGGTGCTGCTCCGCGCCACCGGCATTCCGGCTCGACTGGTCACGGGATTCCTTGCGACTGAATGGAATGAGTTCGGCGGGTACTATACGGTTCGACAACGGGATGCGCATGCCTGGGTGGAGGTCTATTTCCCACGGTCAGGCTGGATTACGATGGATCCAACGCCGCCTGCTCCAGAGAACATTGGGCAAACCTGGTGGCAATCCGCCGATCGTGTGATGGATTCGGTCCGGCTTCAATGGGATCGCCTCTTTGTCCACTTCAGCGCAAACGATCAACTCACTGTCGTGCAAGGCATTCGAGAGGGCGGGGAAGCCGTTCGGACAAAACTCTCCGAATCTCTCAACTCCCTCTCGGCCCAGAGCTCCGCGATGTTCCGGCGCTTCATGTCCTCGTTCACATCGACCGGTATTCCGGAAACTGTACTCTTGATCATTCTGGCCATCGGCGCGACGTATGCGGGTCGGCGACTGCTGCGGTCGTCCCGAAACACAGCGGCACCGCCGGATGTGCTGTCAGCGCATCAACGCACCGTCGTCACGCTCTACACCGCCATGCTGCACTGCCTTGCGCAACGCGGCATCGTGAAGTCAGCGAGCGCCACACCCATGGAGGTGCTTCGCCATGTTCGTGACGAATGGGCTGAAGCCTGGCCCTCCGCTGATGCCCTTACACAACTCTATACTCGAGTCCGATTTGGTCACGCTCCCCTCACTCCCGAAGACCATACCGCTGCCGAAAACCTGCTGCGCAGGCTCCACACACTGGAACGAGCGACAACTCGTTCACAACAATAG
- a CDS encoding TonB family protein: protein MPTRKHISLVVFFLTALLIGCASDQVTPIKVVTLRSGAGQAISHIPPCRPTAPESNVEDHLPVDHPKVIGAYLWQQIPQPTYPTKAQQRGWQGVVLICVVFLKDGTITEAKVHQSSGIPLLDNNALDAIQSMKRLNLDLDLHRPEYSAVIPFRYHLQPMTEHQRKIAANVWACLTAQAAKPSQLIGLASAQSGTVIMRVTLRTNGEVEEIKLDESSGSDVLDRTATKLVMDCSPYPLNSTDAHKPTVFVVPFSYNIR from the coding sequence ATGCCGACTCGCAAGCACATATCCTTGGTTGTCTTTTTCTTGACCGCCCTGCTTATCGGCTGTGCAAGTGACCAAGTCACTCCTATTAAAGTTGTCACCCTTAGAAGTGGCGCTGGACAAGCGATATCTCATATCCCTCCCTGTAGACCGACTGCCCCTGAGTCGAATGTGGAAGATCATCTACCAGTGGACCATCCCAAGGTGATAGGGGCATACCTTTGGCAGCAGATTCCACAACCGACCTATCCTACTAAGGCTCAACAACGTGGCTGGCAGGGAGTTGTACTCATTTGCGTAGTTTTCTTGAAGGACGGTACGATAACGGAAGCTAAAGTGCACCAAAGCTCTGGCATTCCATTGCTCGACAATAATGCTCTAGACGCTATCCAATCAATGAAGCGGCTTAATCTTGATCTGGATCTCCATCGCCCGGAATATTCCGCTGTAATTCCTTTTCGATACCACCTGCAGCCTATGACTGAACATCAACGTAAGATTGCTGCTAATGTATGGGCTTGCCTTACTGCCCAAGCAGCTAAACCATCTCAGTTGATAGGGCTTGCGTCCGCTCAAAGCGGCACTGTCATTATGCGGGTAACGTTGAGGACGAACGGTGAAGTCGAAGAAATAAAGTTAGACGAAAGTTCAGGATCGGACGTGCTCGATCGGACCGCTACAAAATTGGTCATGGATTGCTCCCCATATCCACTAAACAGTACTGATGCTCATAAGCCAACAGTCTTTGTAGTCCCGTTTTCCTACAACATCAGATAG
- a CDS encoding replication initiation factor domain-containing protein codes for MDSGFTLTIDWLAFTVLASNPEETMRVLGGDWSKAKGGFRGYPLSWMRSDGLRGVGKLGTNAPRRPNEIHVDLSGGLASALTLDQIRTLLQWVHKQQGHVTRIDCALDDRAGTVPVRTIREAVAAGQCVTRAAQVRHIVSNLTHGTGATTGETMYFGSPQSQTLLRIYDKRLELQSKGQENWPEYGTRWELELKKDRAEQCARALATLDETDWKELVIGLLRSYVDFRQTSNHADEERYRAPMLEWYALLTEGFQKGRLAQEQQVQTLQNVKRWVSDTLTPMLAVICATPGGEEWLLEEIVRGISRWKDRHRNLLKQPARFHRSAGGHAGSPC; via the coding sequence ATGGATTCTGGCTTCACCCTCACCATTGACTGGCTGGCCTTCACGGTCTTGGCGAGCAATCCCGAAGAGACCATGCGGGTCCTTGGTGGAGACTGGAGCAAGGCTAAGGGCGGGTTCCGAGGCTATCCCTTGTCCTGGATGAGAAGCGACGGTCTGCGTGGGGTCGGCAAATTGGGCACCAATGCCCCTCGTCGTCCGAATGAAATCCATGTGGATCTGTCGGGCGGCCTGGCGTCCGCCCTGACACTGGATCAAATCCGAACCCTCCTCCAGTGGGTGCATAAGCAGCAAGGACACGTCACGCGCATTGATTGCGCCCTGGATGACCGGGCGGGAACGGTCCCGGTCAGGACGATTCGAGAGGCGGTTGCTGCAGGCCAGTGCGTCACGAGGGCGGCTCAAGTCCGGCATATCGTCTCAAACCTGACGCATGGGACCGGAGCGACGACGGGTGAGACGATGTATTTCGGGAGTCCTCAGAGTCAGACCTTATTGCGCATTTACGACAAACGGCTGGAACTGCAGAGCAAAGGACAAGAGAACTGGCCGGAGTACGGGACTCGGTGGGAATTAGAGCTCAAAAAGGATCGCGCCGAACAGTGCGCAAGGGCACTGGCAACGTTAGACGAAACCGACTGGAAGGAGTTAGTCATTGGGTTGCTCCGGTCCTATGTGGATTTCCGGCAGACTTCAAACCATGCCGATGAAGAACGATACCGGGCTCCGATGCTGGAGTGGTACGCCCTCCTGACGGAGGGATTTCAAAAGGGGCGATTGGCCCAGGAGCAGCAGGTGCAGACCCTGCAAAATGTGAAACGATGGGTGAGTGACACCCTGACGCCGATGTTGGCGGTCATTTGTGCCACCCCTGGAGGGGAAGAATGGCTACTGGAAGAAATTGTCAGGGGCATCTCCAGGTGGAAGGACCGACACCGGAACTTGCTCAAACAGCCCGCTCGGTTTCACCGGTCTGCCGGCGGTCACGCGGGCAGCCCATGTTAG
- a CDS encoding helix-turn-helix domain-containing protein yields MLNVKELSAWLNIKPSTLYLWASENKIPCRRIHGLVRFEPEAIQAWLKGFETNSVKPFSLPTRHYTRDLDQLIEASKREVYTSRHGETIQSSLIQKEDADGAV; encoded by the coding sequence ATGCTCAACGTCAAAGAGCTCTCGGCTTGGCTCAATATCAAGCCATCCACACTCTATCTCTGGGCCTCAGAGAACAAGATTCCCTGCCGGCGCATTCACGGTCTCGTCCGCTTTGAACCTGAGGCGATTCAGGCCTGGCTGAAGGGCTTTGAGACCAATTCCGTCAAGCCGTTCTCTCTGCCGACTCGCCACTACACCCGTGACCTTGACCAGCTCATTGAAGCCTCAAAACGCGAAGTCTATACTTCCCGTCACGGGGAAACCATTCAGTCAAGCCTCATCCAGAAGGAGGATGCAGATGGGGCTGTTTAG
- a CDS encoding site-specific integrase, translating into MGLFRRNKVWWMTFIHQGQQVRRSTGTTDKRLAEAILGKVRVKIVEGRFFDTLEAKDHTFNDMMDRYLKERSITKAPASRRRDEQCLTHLRSAFGSLNLAEVTPKLLAAYKAKRRETAKPATVNKELGLVRHSFNVAIREWEWCRDNPMQRVCMEKVRNERDRWLSSDEEGRLLAHSAPWLQDIIVFALNTGMRRGEILNLQWQAIDLNRQVLVVMRSKNGEKRTVPLNGRLTDLLKRKASKRAAGSFVFASSAETLFDARNLTRSFRLAATKAALSDFRFHDLRHTFATRLAQAGVDLYKVQRLLGHKTAAMTQRYAHHSPESLREGVLILERVHPQISQNYHNEGGAVGECCASA; encoded by the coding sequence ATGGGGCTGTTTAGACGCAATAAAGTATGGTGGATGACGTTCATTCATCAGGGCCAGCAAGTACGACGGTCCACAGGGACAACGGACAAGCGCCTCGCAGAAGCGATTCTCGGGAAAGTACGGGTCAAGATTGTTGAGGGCCGATTCTTTGACACGTTGGAAGCCAAAGACCATACGTTCAACGACATGATGGATCGATACCTGAAAGAGCGATCAATCACCAAAGCCCCGGCAAGCCGACGGCGGGACGAGCAGTGCCTCACGCATTTACGAAGTGCGTTTGGCTCCTTGAATCTTGCAGAAGTCACACCGAAACTTCTTGCCGCCTACAAGGCGAAGAGGCGTGAGACGGCCAAGCCAGCCACGGTCAATAAAGAACTCGGCTTGGTTCGGCATAGCTTCAACGTGGCTATCCGAGAGTGGGAATGGTGTCGAGACAATCCCATGCAGAGAGTCTGCATGGAGAAAGTGCGCAACGAGCGCGACCGGTGGCTGTCCTCGGATGAAGAGGGCCGATTACTGGCTCATTCGGCACCGTGGCTGCAGGACATCATTGTCTTTGCCTTAAACACCGGCATGCGGCGAGGCGAGATTCTCAACTTGCAATGGCAAGCCATAGACCTCAATCGGCAGGTCCTGGTGGTGATGCGAAGCAAGAATGGCGAGAAGCGGACTGTCCCGCTCAACGGTCGGTTAACGGACTTGCTGAAGAGAAAAGCGTCAAAGAGGGCAGCAGGCTCGTTCGTGTTTGCGAGTTCAGCTGAGACGCTATTCGACGCTCGAAACCTCACGCGATCATTCAGACTCGCGGCAACGAAGGCAGCGTTGAGCGATTTCCGCTTTCACGATTTGAGACACACCTTTGCCACTCGGCTCGCACAAGCTGGTGTCGATTTGTACAAGGTGCAACGTCTGTTGGGGCACAAAACAGCAGCTATGACGCAGCGCTACGCGCATCATTCGCCGGAGAGTTTAAGAGAGGGAGTGTTGATTCTGGAGCGCGTTCACCCTCAGATATCACAAAACTATCACAATGAGGGTGGAGCCGTCGGAGAGTGTTGTGCAAGTGCTTGA
- a CDS encoding Trm112 family protein has translation MRDIVSDAAGKKVNLDKDLLAILCCPETKQAVALADEQLIQKVNGAIERGALKNKAHKPVTEKLDGGLIRSDNKILYPVREDIPVMLIDEGIPLEQVS, from the coding sequence GTGAGAGATATTGTGAGCGATGCCGCAGGAAAAAAGGTGAACCTCGACAAGGATCTGTTAGCCATTCTTTGTTGCCCCGAAACGAAGCAGGCCGTGGCTCTTGCCGATGAGCAGTTGATTCAAAAGGTGAACGGTGCGATCGAGCGCGGGGCGCTCAAAAATAAAGCCCACAAGCCGGTTACGGAGAAGCTCGATGGAGGATTGATCCGATCCGACAACAAGATTCTCTACCCCGTACGAGAAGACATTCCTGTCATGTTGATCGACGAAGGTATCCCTCTCGAACAGGTTTCCTGA
- a CDS encoding DUF502 domain-containing protein has protein sequence MTASHRLGRIFLTGLLVLLPAWTTFLILAALFETLDSFLLNLIGRQIQPYAPGLGLLLLIGMVLTVGAIATQVIGQRVVRWTESVLDRIPLIRSIYMTLKGMTDLLNYRARFGQSTVVAFPFPRDGLWALGFVMGSPPAALQIAPMVELVMVFVPTAIHPFTGYLALIPKTQLHPLNLLPEEALKLEFSAGLYRPLPGWLTSPARNPS, from the coding sequence GTGACTGCTTCGCATCGGCTCGGACGCATTTTCCTTACCGGACTCCTCGTGCTCCTTCCGGCTTGGACAACGTTTCTCATTTTGGCCGCGCTGTTTGAGACACTGGATTCCTTCTTGCTCAATCTCATCGGCCGGCAGATCCAGCCCTATGCCCCGGGACTCGGCCTCCTGCTGCTCATTGGAATGGTACTCACGGTCGGGGCCATTGCGACCCAGGTCATCGGACAACGAGTTGTACGCTGGACCGAGTCCGTCCTGGACCGGATTCCCTTGATTCGCAGCATCTATATGACACTCAAGGGTATGACGGATTTACTGAACTACCGGGCACGCTTCGGACAAAGCACCGTGGTGGCCTTCCCTTTTCCACGCGACGGCCTTTGGGCCCTGGGTTTTGTCATGGGCTCTCCACCGGCGGCACTTCAAATCGCACCAATGGTGGAATTGGTGATGGTCTTTGTCCCGACTGCCATCCATCCCTTCACGGGATACTTGGCCTTGATTCCCAAAACACAATTACACCCGCTGAACCTGTTGCCGGAAGAGGCATTGAAGTTGGAGTTTTCAGCGGGACTCTATCGCCCCTTACCAGGCTGGCTGACGTCGCCGGCACGTAACCCATCATGA
- a CDS encoding GNAT family N-acetyltransferase gives MSLADSLTVRPATLEDLDALTTFSAAMALETEQRTLDHARLRLGTQAVLEQPERGRFYVADLRPEPPADRVTVGQLLLTYEWSDWRNAQFWWIQSVYVHPDWRRKGIYRSMHGAIINLARSQPGVCGVRLYVEGDNHIAKCVYERVGLSPSSYQVYESDFVLPTPHSARTKA, from the coding sequence ATGAGTCTAGCCGATAGCCTGACCGTACGTCCCGCCACACTGGAAGACCTCGACGCGCTCACGACATTCAGCGCCGCCATGGCCCTGGAAACTGAGCAACGCACACTGGATCACGCACGCTTACGCCTGGGAACCCAAGCGGTTCTCGAACAGCCTGAACGAGGGCGGTTTTACGTGGCAGACTTGCGGCCAGAGCCGCCAGCCGATAGAGTAACCGTAGGCCAGCTGCTCCTCACGTACGAGTGGAGCGATTGGCGGAACGCCCAATTCTGGTGGATCCAGAGTGTGTACGTACACCCTGACTGGCGACGCAAAGGCATTTATCGGTCGATGCATGGCGCCATCATCAACCTCGCTCGATCACAACCGGGTGTGTGCGGTGTCCGGCTGTACGTCGAAGGCGACAATCACATCGCCAAATGCGTCTATGAACGAGTCGGGCTCTCGCCATCCAGCTACCAGGTGTACGAGTCTGATTTTGTCCTACCCACCCCCCACAGCGCCCGCACAAAGGCGTAA
- a CDS encoding TIGR00730 family Rossman fold protein has translation MGAGSSDESSSQQAPGTSSSYIPADHDIDFLQRDELRPLRLGLELLKPELIQTEQGIRSTIVVFGSARLMEPSRARQALEQASTALQASPDDRTCQQRVALAERRLALSRYYDVAREFGRLVSSTCQIDGQCDYVIVTGGGPGIMEAANRGAADAGAKSMGLNITLPHEQRPNPYITPDLCFQFRYFALRKMHFLLRARALVVFPGGFGTLDELFETLTLLQTGKTRNITIILMGQAFWERLINWPLLIEEGLVGPEDLALFHFAETAQQAWDLISRSHGGPSAR, from the coding sequence ATGGGTGCAGGTTCTTCCGACGAGTCATCGAGCCAACAGGCCCCCGGCACATCATCCTCCTATATCCCGGCTGATCACGACATCGACTTTCTCCAACGCGACGAACTGCGCCCCCTGCGCCTTGGGTTGGAGTTGCTCAAGCCGGAATTGATACAGACAGAGCAGGGTATCCGCTCGACGATCGTGGTCTTCGGGAGCGCACGGCTGATGGAGCCATCGCGCGCACGCCAAGCCCTGGAACAAGCCTCGACAGCATTACAGGCCTCCCCCGACGATCGAACCTGTCAGCAACGTGTCGCCCTCGCCGAACGCCGTCTGGCCCTCTCGCGATACTATGATGTCGCCCGGGAATTCGGCCGGCTTGTGTCCTCAACCTGCCAGATCGACGGGCAATGCGACTACGTCATCGTCACGGGTGGCGGCCCGGGCATTATGGAGGCGGCCAATCGTGGAGCCGCGGACGCCGGCGCCAAGTCCATGGGGCTCAACATCACGCTGCCGCACGAGCAGCGGCCCAATCCCTACATCACGCCAGACCTCTGTTTTCAATTTCGGTACTTCGCGCTGCGCAAGATGCATTTTCTCCTTCGAGCCCGGGCGCTGGTCGTATTCCCCGGCGGGTTCGGTACACTCGACGAACTCTTTGAGACACTGACCCTTCTCCAGACCGGCAAAACGCGCAACATCACGATCATCCTGATGGGGCAAGCCTTTTGGGAGCGCCTCATCAATTGGCCGCTGTTGATTGAAGAAGGCCTGGTGGGCCCCGAGGACCTCGCGCTCTTCCACTTTGCAGAAACGGCTCAGCAGGCCTGGGATCTCATCAGCCGAAGCCATGGAGGCCCGTCCGCCCGATGA